The following are from one region of the Silene latifolia isolate original U9 population chromosome 9, ASM4854445v1, whole genome shotgun sequence genome:
- the LOC141601122 gene encoding uncharacterized protein LOC141601122, with protein MQCVTNPTYSLAVNDDLLLFCKGDAVSIMWILRVFSTFSAASSLSMNKTKLEIYFNVVNNETMESILQVSGFHTGALPFKYLGVPISSKKLTKSKEKKLTDRIVARIRGWGTRHLSYAGRVVLVNSVLTTLHSYWASLFLLSSRLMNKINAICRNSLWSGTSEFKKVPNIS; from the exons ATGCAGTGTGTCACTAATCCCACCTATTCTCTTGCAGTTAATG ATGATCTCTTACTTTTCTGCAAAGGGGATGCTGTATCTATTATGTGGATTCTTAGGGTTTTCTCTACTTTCTCAGCAGCTTCTAGTTTGAGCATGAATAAGACTAAGTTAGAGATATATTTTAATGTAGTGAATAATGAAACTATGGAGTCTATTCTTCAGGTCTCTGGTTTTCACACGGGTGCATTACCTTTTAAGTATTTGGGAGTCCCTATCTCCTCCAAGAAATTGACTAAGTCTAAGGAGAAAAAGTTGACTGACAGAATAGTGGCAAGGATAAGAGGGTGGGGAACCAGGCACCTTTCTTATGCAGGCAGGGTGGTCTTGGTCAACTCAGTTCTCACTACTCTTCACTCTTATTGGGCCTCTCTTTTTCTGCTTTCCAGTAGACTCATGAATAAGATTAATGCCATTTGCAGAAATTCTCTTTGGAGTGGTACTTCTGAGTTCAAAAAAGTCCCTAATATTAGCTGA